The Nostoc sp. 'Lobaria pulmonaria (5183) cyanobiont' genome window below encodes:
- a CDS encoding glycoside hydrolase family 15 protein codes for MKTSTNLLARLDYYYQQIKTIILTRQNPITGLLPASTAITAHGDYTDAWVRDNVYSILAVWGLGLAYRKIDDDKGRTYELEHSVIKLMRGLLFAMMRQAHKVETFKHTQSLLDGLHAKYNTATGDIVVGDDEWGHLQLDATSIFLLILAQMTAAGLQIIYTIDEVNFVQNLVYYIGRAYRTPDYGIWERGNKINRGNAELNASSVGMAKAALEAINGLDLFGVRGSQASVIHVLPDEIARARITLESLLPRESGSKEIDAALLSIISYPAFAVEDLELRDRTLNDIINKLAGKYGCKRFLRDGHQTVLEDHQRLHYEPWELKQFEHIECEWPLFFTYLVLDGLFRGEQEQVKKYQELLESLLIEQDGLRLLPELYYVTAENIEAEKLSPQTQPRLPNENIPLVWAQSLYLLSQMLSEGLIAVGDIDPLGRHLCVGKQREALVQIALLAEDEDLQTKLEVHGIEAQTPTQVEPIQVRKAGEFSAIYTQIGRNNKLGLTGRPVRRLRSLTTSRIFRISGETIVFLPSFSDSQQFYLTLDYHFLLDQIRGELAYIQKYWSDLGRPTLTLMLTHTMLEAGSEALLELMQELKDGVCNGVRVKLGRLNQLMLTAGIQRIDFLPNAEFSRSPVKNASPRCYYLAYHPDKNWRLGHTQEFQMEYETNLGLLLSYLRSSENIYEQIELLQTLTRLQGMKFDTGYGGPGYPVTVADLLDEVYTKAGDLGIWAVVRRAAGLRQMVDISLSDAVTSILVRGKQIAVGKAYSEASLITVPMSHDEIADKINHFCREDIRDRVLTQEILIYLGILIRSEPELFKGLLTLRVGYLILLITSELAQELHVTQDEAYDRLMQLSPFEVKMRLRQVLTGYTGMSNLLRQQESLHVKQKESDIAWVVLPGIAEGIEVPPSGWRRFRQAEGATGRVPKEFFKQVWLLMQHCKGLVIGDKLERRNRLDSEIMLSEMTAGERNFALLVEHLLNKIEASEYRQVNIEALIELGAIAANNPKLQIEEYIVLDVLIGHAVRLAWLENHSQSSDRYDEDKASAWRSFYNTSPRDCASYILKAFRFLTEFVKDF; via the coding sequence ATGAAAACATCTACCAATTTGCTAGCTCGCCTGGACTATTACTACCAGCAAATCAAAACGATAATTCTGACTCGGCAGAATCCGATTACTGGTTTACTACCTGCGAGTACAGCGATTACAGCCCACGGCGATTATACTGATGCCTGGGTGCGAGACAATGTTTACAGCATTTTGGCAGTTTGGGGTTTAGGACTTGCATACCGCAAGATTGACGACGACAAAGGACGCACCTATGAATTAGAACACAGTGTCATTAAACTAATGCGCGGGTTGTTGTTTGCGATGATGCGACAGGCTCATAAAGTAGAGACATTTAAACATACTCAGTCGCTACTAGATGGACTACACGCCAAATATAATACTGCGACTGGTGATATTGTTGTTGGTGATGATGAATGGGGACATTTGCAACTTGATGCCACATCTATATTTTTGCTGATATTGGCGCAAATGACGGCAGCAGGATTACAAATAATTTATACGATTGATGAAGTGAATTTCGTCCAAAATTTGGTTTACTATATTGGACGAGCTTACCGCACACCAGATTACGGCATTTGGGAACGTGGGAATAAAATTAATCGTGGCAATGCGGAGTTAAATGCCAGTTCTGTAGGCATGGCAAAAGCTGCTTTAGAAGCTATCAATGGACTGGATTTGTTTGGTGTGCGTGGTAGTCAAGCATCGGTGATTCATGTGCTACCAGATGAAATCGCCCGTGCCCGGATTACTTTAGAATCACTATTACCAAGAGAATCTGGTTCCAAAGAAATTGATGCAGCGCTGTTAAGTATTATTAGTTATCCTGCCTTTGCGGTAGAAGATTTGGAGTTACGCGATCGCACCTTAAACGATATTATCAATAAACTCGCAGGTAAATACGGCTGCAAACGCTTTCTGCGTGATGGACACCAAACCGTTTTAGAAGATCATCAGCGCTTGCACTACGAACCGTGGGAACTCAAGCAATTTGAGCATATTGAATGCGAATGGCCGTTATTTTTCACTTATTTAGTTCTAGATGGATTATTTCGTGGCGAACAAGAACAAGTTAAAAAATACCAAGAGCTTTTAGAATCATTACTCATAGAACAAGATGGTTTGCGTTTATTGCCAGAACTTTATTATGTTACCGCAGAAAATATAGAAGCAGAAAAGTTATCACCCCAAACGCAACCACGTTTGCCTAATGAAAATATTCCTTTGGTGTGGGCGCAGAGTTTATATCTTCTCAGTCAAATGTTGAGTGAAGGTTTAATAGCAGTTGGTGATATTGACCCTTTGGGAAGACATTTGTGTGTGGGCAAACAGCGTGAAGCATTGGTACAAATTGCCTTGTTAGCAGAAGATGAAGATTTACAAACGAAATTAGAAGTTCACGGAATTGAAGCGCAAACACCCACCCAAGTAGAACCGATTCAAGTGAGAAAAGCTGGAGAATTTTCCGCTATTTATACCCAAATTGGACGTAACAATAAACTTGGTTTAACTGGGCGGCCAGTGCGGCGGCTGCGGAGTTTAACAACATCTAGAATCTTTCGGATTAGCGGTGAAACAATTGTATTTTTGCCTTCATTCTCAGATTCTCAACAGTTTTACTTAACCCTTGACTACCATTTTTTGCTGGATCAAATTAGAGGCGAACTAGCTTACATTCAAAAATATTGGAGCGATTTAGGACGTCCTACTCTAACTTTAATGTTGACGCACACCATGTTAGAAGCCGGTTCGGAAGCATTACTAGAACTGATGCAAGAACTGAAAGATGGTGTTTGTAACGGTGTGCGGGTGAAATTAGGGCGGCTAAATCAGCTAATGCTAACAGCAGGAATCCAAAGAATTGATTTTCTGCCAAATGCAGAATTCTCGCGATCGCCAGTCAAAAATGCTAGCCCACGTTGCTATTATCTAGCTTATCATCCTGATAAAAACTGGCGCTTAGGACATACCCAAGAATTTCAAATGGAGTATGAAACGAACTTGGGGTTATTACTTTCTTATTTGCGCTCATCAGAGAATATCTACGAACAAATTGAGTTATTGCAAACTTTAACTCGCTTGCAGGGAATGAAATTTGATACAGGGTATGGCGGCCCAGGATATCCCGTTACCGTAGCCGATTTACTAGATGAAGTTTACACCAAAGCCGGAGATTTAGGCATTTGGGCAGTAGTGCGTCGGGCTGCGGGGTTACGGCAAATGGTTGATATCAGCCTATCAGATGCAGTAACGAGTATTTTGGTGCGAGGTAAGCAAATTGCTGTAGGTAAAGCTTACAGTGAAGCGTCCTTGATTACCGTACCCATGTCCCACGATGAAATTGCCGATAAAATTAATCATTTTTGTCGTGAGGATATACGCGATCGCGTCCTGACTCAAGAGATTTTAATCTATCTTGGTATCTTAATTCGCTCAGAACCCGAATTATTCAAGGGACTACTAACCTTGAGAGTCGGCTATCTGATCCTGTTGATAACCAGCGAACTAGCGCAGGAATTACATGTCACTCAAGATGAAGCTTACGATCGCTTAATGCAACTGTCACCCTTTGAAGTTAAAATGCGCTTGCGTCAGGTATTAACTGGATATACTGGCATGAGTAACCTGTTACGCCAGCAAGAATCACTGCACGTCAAACAAAAAGAAAGTGATATTGCTTGGGTAGTGTTACCGGGAATCGCCGAAGGAATAGAAGTCCCGCCGAGCGGTTGGCGGCGGTTTCGTCAAGCCGAAGGTGCGACGGGGCGCGTACCAAAAGAGTTTTTTAAGCAAGTTTGGCTGTTAATGCAACATTGCAAAGGTCTAGTAATTGGCGATAAATTAGAGCGCCGCAATCGTTTAGATAGTGAGATAATGCTGTCGGAAATGACAGCAGGGGAAAGAAATTTTGCTCTGTTGGTTGAGCATTTGCTGAATAAAATCGAAGCTTCAGAATACCGCCAAGTTAATATTGAAGCATTAATCGAATTAGGAGCGATCGCTGCCAATAATCCCAAGCTGCAAATCGAAGAATATATTGTGTTGGATGTATTAATTGGACACGCAGTGCGATTGGCGTGGTTAGAGAATCATAGTCAAAGTAGCGATCGCTATGATGAGGATAAGGCGAGTGCATGGCGATCGTTTTACAATACCTCTCCTAGAGATTGCGCTAGTTATATTTTGAAGGCATTCAGGTTCTTGACGGAATTTGTGAAAGATTTTTAA
- a CDS encoding DEAD/DEAH box helicase yields the protein MHDVVGAYQRLNHIYQLYIKSAFPLRYRSLAAERDRLLQQPGILSQPPLIEPVPIYPSSGRDLQTAAKQLPEKYHDLAQLGKMLFEGGIELYQHQWESLKEVLINQKDLVVTTGTGSGKTECFLLPLLAHLAWESSTWEASPPPPSNHSWWDVQGDRVSQWKHVTRPKAMRGLILYPLNALVEDQLRRLRKTLEAPQIHNWLDRERGTNRITFGRYTGQTPIPGEPTPDKIKRLRNELDECAKQQQNLLQANLSLNPDLPYYFPRLDGGEMWSRWDMQDTPPDILITNYSMLNIMMMRSIENDIFDITRDWLAEPNHPERQFFLIIDELHAYRGTPGTEVAYILRLLFSRLGLTPNSPKLRIVTTTASLDDNPEGRKFLREFFGRDDKQFAFITGQQQQPKANARKSLVKYQSAFAEFAQSVQPDPLQSMTQPDPTANSVAMSTLASKLGYSKSGISEEQQLGEALAIVDAGEALRDACQEVDRVVRQTNQPSVRAAKVKDPNKQKQQTDLDNELFPNAAANSLVSDSMRGLLLALGMSKLSNGRSPQPVRGHLFFHNLQSLWACCNPSCTQVDQIQRQSDPPTIGAIHANHRLSCGCGSRVLDLIVCEVCGDVFLGGYKSTRKLSNQTVDILTPDQPNLEGIPDLVVMNQRYGNYRVFWPLPGETLAWTTQPQVLEWSVDRIKRQWVKAKLDKQTGVLIQNATPPKTDEIPGWLYQVKGDDLDQPALPTKCPRCDADYGKRDKFPTPLRIHRTGFQKACQVIASGLLREMPAPSQQGLGSSRKLVIFSDSRQDAAKLAAGMELDHYRDMVRLLLIQSFYQYWDDLIAFLRITAANNPASLAKLQTLNANLYSAVTQAADDMTRRDRFANANPTLVTEALFWLMGLPANNQQASSAWLGLLKRYPERIPLLELRQKVRDALLECGICPGGSSFRALSYWIGQNQGQQRYSWFECYNWTGNSVTRIFPATQNQTDHATRLEDMLTAELMNPLFDHMVRTMEGFGQGWVSYQPLENTPSKIIQATDAVIRQLGIRRRHQYSKFFYPGTDHNLPGYAQKYIESTGLKPQDIQQQLLQSQAGIAASGNLSLDPNKLYLMLPSDKNQGYRCDRCNAFYLHPAAGLCPECNSRSNTNKNPQQLGAGNPTGDFDYYTYLSLEGQPFRMNAAELTGQTDRDQRTKRQRWFQDIFINDEISRVQGIDLLSVTTTMEAGVDIGALLAVMMANMPPRRFNYQQRVGRAGRRSAGVALAVTFCRGRSHDDFYFQRPESITGDPPPPPYVDMTSVPIFERVLIKEVLRQAFSDLGISAANGGDNVHGEFGSVIDWNNYKPDIQDWLHDPKNEPAIISILDSLRVQTALPNASNAQMLNFLRDDLIPEIQTVVEDDTYTQDKLSERLANAGLLPMFGFPTRVRSLYTRFPTRANQWPPTEGVVDRNLDIALSQFAPRSQTVKDKAVHTACGVVELYPQGKNIDSKPGLVPALTQENKSLGLCANCQAVIYPYKLLKKPHPGGQEPPKDTCPVCGVDALRCLDTREPKGFFTNLQPEDFDGQFEWQPNATRPSLSVNAEVGNIQRILNASVSAFNEHIISVNDNGGNGGFDFQNALIYGKPKPGAYAVHSDKNSSVTTYGSAYRVALLSRRKTDILLVNIEEWPTGVFADPTTVIGRAAWYSFAFWLRVAAATQLDVDAMELQAGFRSLEQNGTAIGQAFLCDHLENGAGYCRFLEKPKEFKKLMNLANPNILNSIANKWINQPHGNACDTSCNLCLRDYQNLAYHGLLDWRLALDMAQLVLSASSAIDLNSPNGSIPNPWSELYQGMNAPITATLQRLGYGLPTQFGTLTGYVHQNQKRQTILILRHPLWQDNHPEWIASEAIAKAQTPYHDYEVKSANPFLILRRPGDYA from the coding sequence GTGCATGACGTAGTTGGAGCGTATCAAAGACTTAACCATATCTATCAGCTGTATATTAAAAGTGCCTTTCCACTACGTTATCGCTCTTTAGCGGCAGAACGCGATCGCCTTTTACAACAACCAGGTATTTTAAGCCAACCACCTTTAATAGAACCAGTTCCCATTTATCCCTCATCTGGGAGAGACTTACAAACTGCTGCCAAACAACTGCCTGAAAAATACCATGATTTGGCACAACTGGGAAAAATGCTATTTGAAGGGGGAATCGAACTTTATCAACACCAATGGGAAAGTTTAAAAGAAGTTTTAATCAACCAAAAAGATTTAGTTGTTACCACTGGTACAGGTTCCGGGAAAACTGAGTGCTTTTTATTACCATTACTCGCCCATTTAGCATGGGAATCCAGCACTTGGGAGGCAAGTCCGCCTCCACCAAGTAATCATTCCTGGTGGGATGTTCAAGGCGATCGCGTTTCTCAGTGGAAACACGTTACTCGCCCAAAAGCTATGCGAGGTTTAATACTCTATCCCCTCAACGCCTTAGTAGAAGACCAATTGCGACGACTCAGAAAAACTTTGGAAGCGCCACAAATCCACAATTGGCTAGATAGAGAACGCGGCACAAACCGGATCACCTTTGGGCGTTACACTGGACAAACCCCGATTCCGGGTGAACCAACACCTGATAAAATCAAAAGACTGCGAAACGAATTAGATGAGTGTGCCAAGCAGCAACAAAATCTACTTCAGGCGAATTTATCTTTAAATCCCGATTTACCTTACTACTTTCCCCGACTTGATGGTGGCGAAATGTGGTCACGTTGGGATATGCAAGATACTCCACCCGATATTTTAATTACTAACTACTCGATGCTCAACATTATGATGATGCGGAGCATTGAAAATGATATTTTTGATATAACTCGTGATTGGCTGGCAGAACCAAATCATCCAGAACGGCAATTTTTCCTGATTATTGACGAATTACACGCCTATCGTGGCACTCCAGGAACAGAAGTTGCCTATATTTTACGCTTGCTTTTTTCACGGTTGGGTTTAACACCAAATTCGCCAAAGCTGCGGATAGTCACGACTACAGCAAGTTTGGATGATAACCCAGAAGGAAGAAAATTCCTGCGCGAATTTTTTGGACGTGATGACAAACAGTTTGCTTTCATCACTGGACAACAACAACAGCCAAAAGCCAACGCCAGAAAATCTCTGGTTAAATATCAAAGTGCCTTTGCAGAATTTGCCCAGTCTGTGCAGCCCGATCCATTACAGTCAATGACACAGCCAGATCCAACGGCTAATAGTGTGGCTATGTCTACCTTAGCTAGCAAGTTAGGATACTCCAAATCTGGAATTAGTGAAGAACAGCAACTCGGTGAGGCTTTAGCGATTGTTGATGCAGGTGAAGCTTTGCGCGATGCTTGTCAGGAAGTCGATCGCGTTGTTCGCCAAACTAATCAGCCGTCGGTTCGGGCGGCGAAAGTCAAAGATCCCAATAAACAAAAACAGCAAACAGATTTAGATAACGAACTTTTCCCGAATGCTGCGGCTAATAGTTTGGTATCCGACTCCATGCGGGGACTACTATTAGCATTGGGGATGTCAAAACTGAGTAATGGGCGATCGCCCCAACCTGTGCGCGGACATTTATTTTTCCACAATTTGCAAAGCCTATGGGCTTGCTGTAACCCCAGTTGTACCCAAGTCGATCAAATTCAGCGACAAAGCGATCCACCAACCATTGGTGCTATCCATGCTAACCATCGCCTCAGCTGCGGTTGTGGTTCTCGCGTTCTCGATTTAATTGTGTGCGAAGTCTGCGGCGATGTCTTTTTGGGAGGATACAAAAGTACTCGTAAGCTAAGTAACCAGACAGTAGATATCCTTACGCCAGATCAGCCGAACTTAGAAGGTATACCCGATTTGGTTGTGATGAATCAACGTTACGGCAACTATCGGGTATTTTGGCCATTACCGGGAGAAACACTAGCCTGGACTACACAACCTCAAGTTTTAGAATGGAGTGTTGATCGGATAAAACGCCAGTGGGTGAAAGCAAAGTTAGACAAACAAACAGGCGTACTCATTCAGAATGCTACACCACCGAAAACTGATGAGATTCCAGGGTGGCTGTATCAGGTAAAGGGAGATGATTTAGATCAACCAGCACTACCAACAAAATGTCCCCGATGTGATGCTGACTACGGTAAACGAGATAAATTCCCGACTCCTTTACGTATCCACCGCACCGGCTTTCAAAAGGCTTGTCAAGTTATTGCTAGTGGATTATTGAGAGAAATGCCAGCACCGTCTCAACAGGGATTAGGTAGTTCTCGCAAGTTGGTAATATTTTCTGATAGTCGCCAAGATGCAGCTAAACTGGCTGCGGGAATGGAACTTGACCATTACCGCGATATGGTGCGCCTACTACTAATCCAATCATTTTATCAATATTGGGATGATTTGATCGCCTTTTTGCGGATTACTGCTGCTAATAACCCAGCCAGTCTTGCGAAATTGCAGACTTTAAACGCTAATCTTTATAGTGCTGTTACCCAAGCAGCAGATGATATGACTCGGCGCGATCGCTTTGCTAATGCTAATCCTACCTTAGTTACAGAGGCGCTTTTCTGGCTGATGGGTTTACCCGCCAATAATCAACAGGCGAGTAGTGCGTGGCTTGGTTTACTCAAACGCTATCCCGAACGCATTCCATTGTTGGAATTACGGCAAAAAGTTAGAGATGCTTTATTAGAGTGTGGTATTTGTCCCGGTGGATCAAGTTTTCGCGCCTTGAGTTACTGGATTGGACAAAATCAGGGTCAGCAACGGTATTCTTGGTTTGAATGCTACAACTGGACTGGTAATTCGGTGACGAGAATTTTTCCAGCGACACAAAACCAGACTGACCATGCTACCCGACTGGAAGATATGCTCACTGCTGAACTGATGAATCCATTGTTTGATCACATGGTACGCACAATGGAGGGTTTTGGGCAAGGGTGGGTCAGCTATCAACCGCTAGAGAATACACCATCTAAAATAATTCAAGCTACTGATGCAGTTATCAGACAATTAGGCATCCGTCGCCGACACCAGTATTCTAAGTTTTTTTATCCTGGAACAGATCACAACTTACCCGGCTATGCCCAAAAGTATATTGAGTCTACAGGTTTAAAACCTCAAGATATACAACAGCAATTACTCCAATCACAGGCTGGAATTGCGGCTAGTGGTAATTTGTCACTAGATCCAAATAAACTTTATTTAATGCTACCGTCGGATAAAAATCAGGGATATCGGTGCGATCGCTGCAATGCATTCTATCTCCATCCTGCTGCTGGCTTATGTCCTGAATGTAATAGCCGTAGTAACACCAACAAAAATCCTCAACAACTTGGTGCTGGAAACCCAACTGGCGACTTCGATTACTATACCTATCTTTCCTTAGAAGGTCAGCCCTTCCGCATGAACGCCGCCGAGTTAACTGGACAAACCGACCGAGATCAACGTACCAAACGCCAACGCTGGTTTCAAGACATTTTTATTAATGATGAAATCTCCCGCGTCCAAGGCATCGACCTTTTAAGCGTCACAACTACAATGGAAGCGGGTGTTGATATCGGTGCGCTGTTGGCAGTGATGATGGCAAATATGCCACCCCGGCGCTTCAACTATCAACAGCGAGTTGGTCGGGCCGGTAGACGTTCGGCTGGAGTTGCCTTAGCTGTAACTTTCTGTCGCGGTAGAAGCCACGATGATTTTTACTTTCAACGCCCAGAAAGTATCACAGGCGATCCGCCACCACCTCCCTATGTTGATATGACTAGCGTTCCCATTTTTGAACGGGTTCTGATCAAGGAAGTTTTACGCCAAGCCTTTAGCGATTTAGGTATTAGTGCTGCTAATGGAGGTGACAACGTACACGGTGAATTTGGTAGTGTAATTGATTGGAATAATTACAAACCAGATATCCAAGATTGGTTACACGACCCCAAGAATGAGCCAGCCATAATCAGTATATTAGATAGCTTGCGAGTCCAGACAGCTTTACCCAACGCCAGCAATGCCCAGATGTTGAATTTCCTGCGCGATGATTTAATTCCAGAGATTCAAACAGTTGTGGAAGACGATACTTACACCCAAGATAAGTTAAGTGAACGTTTAGCAAATGCTGGGTTATTGCCGATGTTTGGCTTTCCGACGCGGGTGCGATCGCTTTATACTCGTTTTCCCACACGCGCCAACCAATGGCCACCAACAGAGGGAGTAGTTGATCGCAATCTAGATATTGCCCTGAGTCAATTTGCCCCTCGTTCCCAAACAGTTAAAGATAAAGCTGTGCATACAGCCTGTGGTGTAGTCGAGTTATATCCCCAAGGTAAGAATATAGATTCTAAACCAGGACTTGTGCCAGCCCTCACCCAAGAGAATAAATCTTTAGGACTTTGTGCTAACTGTCAAGCGGTTATCTACCCATACAAATTGTTAAAAAAACCACATCCAGGAGGTCAGGAACCACCAAAAGATACCTGTCCAGTCTGCGGGGTGGATGCTTTGCGTTGTCTAGATACTAGAGAACCCAAGGGATTTTTTACTAACTTGCAACCCGAAGACTTTGATGGACAATTTGAGTGGCAACCAAACGCAACCAGACCATCTTTAAGTGTGAATGCTGAGGTGGGCAATATACAGCGTATCCTTAACGCTTCCGTGTCTGCATTTAATGAGCACATAATTTCTGTAAATGACAACGGCGGCAATGGCGGATTTGACTTTCAGAATGCCTTAATTTATGGTAAGCCCAAACCCGGAGCTTATGCCGTTCATTCAGATAAGAATAGCTCAGTAACTACTTATGGTTCTGCCTATCGGGTGGCGTTGTTATCTCGCCGGAAGACAGATATTTTGTTGGTAAATATTGAGGAATGGCCTACTGGTGTTTTTGCAGATCCAACCACAGTTATTGGACGTGCAGCTTGGTATTCCTTTGCATTTTGGTTGCGGGTAGCAGCTGCCACCCAATTAGATGTGGATGCAATGGAGTTGCAAGCTGGGTTCCGATCGCTAGAGCAAAATGGAACTGCGATCGGGCAGGCTTTTTTGTGCGATCATCTAGAAAATGGGGCAGGATATTGTCGGTTTCTGGAAAAGCCAAAAGAATTTAAAAAATTGATGAATTTGGCGAATCCCAATATTCTTAATAGCATTGCCAACAAGTGGATAAATCAGCCACATGGAAACGCCTGTGATACATCATGCAACTTATGTTTGCGAGATTATCAAAACCTTGCTTATCACGGCTTATTAGATTGGCGACTGGCTTTAGATATGGCGCAATTAGTGTTATCAGCCTCATCTGCAATTGATCTCAATTCCCCCAACGGCAGTATTCCAAATCCTTGGAGTGAACTATATCAAGGGATGAATGCACCAATTACTGCTACCCTGCAACGCCTTGGTTACGGCTTACCCACTCAGTTCGGAACTCTTACAGGTTACGTACACCAAAATCAAAAACGTCAGACAATCCTGATTTTACGGCATCCTCTGTGGCAAGATAACCATCCTGAGTGGATTGCATCAGAAGCGATCGCCAAAGCTCAAACACCTTACCACGACTATGAGGTGAAATCTGCTAACCCATTTCTAATTCTCCGTCGTCCAGGTGACTACGCATGA
- a CDS encoding YkvA family protein produces the protein MKFSIQALYTWYRSVLRNPKYRWWVILGTLVYLVSPFDVLPDFIPVVGQIDDVFLLTLLVSEVSGLVIEGWKTRKGEVGTEVPNTPEGSTSTASTIDVDAVSVK, from the coding sequence ATGAAATTTTCAATCCAAGCACTTTACACCTGGTATCGCAGTGTACTTCGTAACCCAAAATACCGTTGGTGGGTAATTTTAGGAACGTTGGTCTATTTGGTCAGCCCATTTGATGTTCTCCCAGATTTTATACCCGTTGTGGGACAGATTGATGATGTTTTCCTCTTGACTCTGCTAGTTAGTGAGGTATCTGGGCTAGTAATTGAAGGCTGGAAAACTCGTAAGGGTGAGGTGGGTACTGAAGTACCTAATACTCCAGAGGGTTCTACTTCGACTGCAAGCACTATTGATGTTGATGCTGTTTCTGTTAAGTAG
- a CDS encoding GxxExxY protein yields MRENELSGMIIGCAMRVHTALGPGLLESAYEECLDYELKKAGLNVGKQIPLPLVYQDVQLECVYRLDLIVENQVIVEIKSVESFHPIHSVQLLTYLKLANCKLGLLLNFNVLHLKEGIKRVANNL; encoded by the coding sequence ATGAGAGAGAATGAGTTGAGTGGGATGATTATTGGGTGTGCGATGAGGGTGCATACTGCTTTGGGTCCTGGTTTGTTGGAATCGGCTTATGAGGAGTGCTTGGATTATGAGTTGAAGAAAGCTGGATTGAATGTTGGTAAGCAAATTCCATTGCCTTTAGTCTATCAAGATGTGCAATTGGAATGTGTTTATCGATTAGATTTGATTGTCGAAAACCAAGTAATTGTAGAGATTAAATCTGTAGAATCCTTCCACCCAATTCACTCCGTTCAACTCCTAACCTACCTCAAACTCGCAAACTGCAAACTAGGTCTTCTCCTCAACTTTAACGTCCTCCACCTCAAAGAAGGTATTAAACGGGTAGCCAACAACCTCTAA